One genomic window of Clostridioides sp. ES-S-0054-01 includes the following:
- a CDS encoding MerR family transcriptional regulator — translation MFKIGEVSKLTQISIRMLRYYDELGIIKPAEIDKYTGHRLYSVEQISTLQKIVLLRDSKFSVAEIANIVHNWNDEFVIKELNRKKNEIQNEIKQEQQRINKIDKFIEAINYDKDEIHYNVVFKKIPSYKIISLREVIPDYYSEGILWKKLYNFVKEEHIEVSRQSNNNISFYYDEELRDNGVDIEVGMVVRKIGKNKSRFIYRETEEVDIMACTMVYGPYENIAGAYESFCYWLDKNNDYKMSSINRQISHKGKHNETNPENYLTEIQIPLIKV, via the coding sequence ATGTTTAAAATTGGAGAGGTTTCAAAACTGACACAAATTTCTATTCGTATGTTACGTTATTATGATGAGCTTGGTATTATAAAGCCCGCAGAAATAGACAAATATACAGGTCATCGACTATACTCAGTTGAACAGATTTCAACTCTACAAAAAATTGTCTTATTGAGAGATTCAAAATTTAGTGTCGCAGAAATAGCAAATATCGTACATAATTGGAATGATGAATTCGTAATTAAGGAATTGAATCGAAAAAAGAATGAAATACAAAATGAAATAAAGCAGGAACAACAGAGAATAAATAAAATTGATAAATTTATAGAAGCTATAAACTATGATAAAGATGAAATTCATTATAATGTTGTATTTAAAAAAATTCCAAGTTATAAAATCATATCACTTAGAGAAGTAATCCCGGATTACTACTCTGAAGGTATACTCTGGAAAAAATTATATAACTTTGTTAAAGAAGAACATATAGAAGTATCACGTCAATCCAACAATAATATATCCTTTTACTATGATGAAGAACTTAGAGATAATGGTGTAGATATTGAGGTTGGAATGGTCGTAAGGAAGATTGGAAAGAATAAATCTAGATTTATATATCGTGAGACAGAAGAAGTTGATATAATGGCATGTACCATGGTATATGGTCCTTACGAAAATATAGCTGGTGCATATGAATCCTTCTGTTATTGGTTGGATAAAAATAATGATTATAAAATGTCGAGTATAAATAGACAAATTAGTCATAAGGGGAAACATAATGAAACAAATCCTGAAAATTATCTTACAGAAATTCAAATCCCCCTTATAAAGGTATAA
- a CDS encoding DUF1659 domain-containing protein has translation MEVVSTKNLSSIKLKLDAGFDDKGKAVIKSKSFANVKAEALNEDVYAVAEAIASLQEKPIVDILKLDSTSLSK, from the coding sequence ATGGAAGTTGTTTCAACAAAAAACTTATCTAGTATAAAACTAAAATTGGATGCTGGTTTTGATGATAAGGGTAAGGCAGTTATTAAAAGCAAGTCATTTGCAAATGTAAAGGCAGAGGCATTAAATGAAGATGTTTATGCTGTTGCAGAAGCAATAGCAAGTCTTCAAGAAAAACCTATTGTTGATATTTTAAAATTAGACAGTACATCACTATCTAAATAG
- a CDS encoding spore coat associated protein CotJA: protein MEYLKNDREDYCCEFARPYINHQIYDDTYNPKTALERGTLFPELDLIESNNYNDWLYANPKNRVRAKKGGNMY, encoded by the coding sequence ATGGAGTATTTAAAAAATGATAGAGAAGATTATTGTTGTGAATTTGCTAGACCATACATTAATCATCAAATTTATGATGACACATACAATCCAAAAACAGCATTAGAAAGAGGTACTTTATTTCCTGAATTGGATTTAATAGAGTCAAATAATTATAATGATTGGCTATATGCAAATCCTAAAAATAGAGTTAGAGCTAAAAAAGGGGGTAACATGTACTAA
- a CDS encoding ClC family H(+)/Cl(-) exchange transporter, with amino-acid sequence MKKDTSHVIKRAEHFQLILIGEGLMVGAVAGLLVLLYRILLGQAGTWLNQILKFVEGSTIKIIAWFAVLALLAWIVSKLVDWEPMISGSGIPQLEGEMTGKIKQVWWRVLPAKFIGGFLSLMGGLSLGREGPSIQLGAMAGKGISRALDRGKTEEKFLLTCGASAGLSAAFHAPLAGVMFSLEEVHKNFSVSVLISVMTASLTADYISANFLGMESVFQFNIGNVLPQDYYGLIVILGVILGVMGAFYNWFTLYVQSLYKKISKIGTFGKLLIPFIMAGILGFVMPEVLGSGHNLVEALTSHEYIFRMVVLIFVIRFIFSAVSFGSGAPGGIFFPLLVLGAFIGGIFGMIGVKVFGMNPDYVNNFVLLAMAGYFTAIVRAPLTGIILIFEMTGSVSQMLSLSIISIVAYIVATLMKSKPIYESLLERLLEKNGESVPKERGEKILDQFSVMFGSPVANKKIQDIQWPENCLLVAIQRGGEEIIPRGKTVLKPSDVIVTMTDERDSGVVYDKMENLCKEHTSHIL; translated from the coding sequence ATGAAAAAGGATACATCTCACGTTATTAAACGGGCAGAGCATTTTCAGTTAATTTTAATTGGAGAAGGACTGATGGTCGGTGCTGTAGCTGGTTTGCTTGTGCTTTTGTATAGGATACTTTTGGGTCAGGCTGGTACTTGGCTTAATCAAATTTTAAAGTTTGTAGAAGGCTCTACAATAAAAATAATAGCTTGGTTTGCAGTGCTTGCACTACTTGCTTGGATTGTATCAAAGTTGGTAGACTGGGAACCAATGATTTCTGGAAGTGGTATCCCTCAGCTTGAGGGGGAAATGACAGGGAAAATTAAGCAAGTATGGTGGCGTGTGTTGCCAGCAAAGTTTATAGGTGGATTTTTATCACTTATGGGTGGTCTTTCTTTAGGAAGAGAAGGTCCTTCCATTCAGCTTGGTGCTATGGCAGGGAAGGGTATTTCTAGAGCACTTGACCGAGGTAAGACAGAGGAAAAATTCCTATTAACATGTGGGGCAAGTGCTGGATTATCAGCAGCCTTTCATGCACCACTAGCAGGTGTTATGTTTTCACTTGAAGAAGTCCATAAAAATTTTTCAGTATCTGTTTTAATTTCTGTGATGACAGCATCTTTGACAGCAGACTATATTTCAGCCAATTTCCTAGGAATGGAGTCTGTGTTCCAGTTTAATATTGGCAATGTATTGCCACAGGATTATTATGGGTTAATAGTGATTTTAGGTGTTATTCTTGGAGTTATGGGTGCATTTTATAATTGGTTTACTCTATATGTGCAGTCTTTATATAAGAAGATTTCTAAAATCGGTACATTTGGAAAACTGTTGATTCCATTTATAATGGCTGGTATTCTTGGGTTTGTAATGCCCGAAGTGTTGGGAAGTGGACACAATTTAGTTGAAGCACTTACAAGTCATGAATATATTTTTAGAATGGTCGTTTTGATTTTTGTTATACGTTTTATATTTTCGGCTGTCAGTTTTGGGTCAGGTGCACCAGGGGGAATCTTTTTTCCACTGCTTGTTTTAGGAGCATTTATAGGTGGAATATTTGGAATGATAGGTGTTAAAGTTTTTGGGATGAATCCAGATTATGTCAATAATTTTGTACTTTTGGCTATGGCAGGATATTTTACAGCTATTGTGCGTGCCCCTTTGACTGGAATTATATTGATTTTTGAAATGACAGGTTCTGTTAGTCAAATGCTTTCACTTTCTATAATTTCGATTGTGGCATATATTGTGGCTACACTTATGAAGTCAAAACCTATTTATGAAAGTCTTTTGGAGCGATTACTTGAGAAAAATGGAGAATCTGTTCCTAAAGAGAGGGGAGAAAAGATATTAGACCAGTTTTCGGTTATGTTTGGCTCTCCTGTTGCAAATAAGAAAATTCAGGATATACAGTGGCCAGAGAATTGTCTTCTGGTAGCTATTCAAAGAGGTGGAGAAGAGATTATTCCTAGGGGTAAAACAGTTCTAAAGCCAAGTGATGTAATTGTTACTATGACAGATGAGAGAGATAGTGGTGTTGTGTATGATAAGATGGAAAATCTATGTAAAGAGCATACATCCCATATTTTATAG
- a CDS encoding transcriptional regulator: MKIKVEDIPVQFHAMVEIVGIDKFVEVTKLYGGTNTYIPTYKGIFRYARNREIVKQFNGVNYNELAIRYNMCVGNIKRILNENSI; encoded by the coding sequence ATGAAAATAAAAGTAGAAGATATACCAGTTCAGTTTCATGCAATGGTAGAAATAGTGGGAATTGATAAGTTTGTAGAGGTTACTAAGTTGTATGGAGGAACAAATACTTATATACCTACATATAAGGGGATTTTTAGATATGCTAGAAATAGGGAAATAGTAAAACAATTTAACGGAGTCAACTACAATGAATTGGCTATTAGATATAATATGTGTGTAGGCAATATTAAGCGAATACTCAATGAAAATAGTATATAA
- a CDS encoding CPBP family intramembrane metalloprotease, whose translation MQLYNTPFNTNKHLIYFFTFTILLNWIFSLIPVLLGITNTILGEIIFYLAYTSPAIVGLFFISTIYPQSAKQDFIYRYLSFKKMGIKWSLLTILFFSLTFIISLIIGNYFNVKTSGIDWGYIAIFRPSQITYMLFASFILSILSQEAGWRGYAIDKLLVRFGFIGSSMILGLICGIWYLGSYFTPNQMPYNLAQYSLFDAFLFIPSIILLNFIINFVYINTNRSILAAGFTHMIHNFFNVQLLLHCPIKLCIIAQYVQIIFGLIFLTYMISSNKFKQKVNSEIEQIKLDDFEFELDWQF comes from the coding sequence ATGCAACTATATAACACCCCTTTTAACACAAATAAACACTTAATCTATTTCTTTACATTTACTATATTATTGAACTGGATATTTAGTCTTATACCCGTATTACTTGGAATTACAAATACGATACTTGGAGAAATCATTTTTTACCTTGCATATACATCACCAGCTATTGTAGGTCTATTTTTTATCTCTACAATCTATCCACAAAGTGCAAAACAAGATTTCATTTATAGGTATCTCAGCTTTAAAAAAATGGGAATAAAATGGTCATTATTAACAATATTATTTTTTTCTTTAACTTTTATTATTTCTTTAATAATCGGAAATTACTTTAATGTAAAGACTTCTGGTATAGATTGGGGATATATAGCAATATTTAGACCTTCTCAAATAACTTATATGTTATTCGCAAGTTTTATATTGAGTATACTTAGTCAAGAAGCTGGATGGAGAGGGTACGCTATTGATAAACTGTTAGTCAGATTTGGATTTATAGGTTCTTCAATGATTTTAGGGCTTATTTGTGGAATTTGGTATCTAGGGTCGTATTTTACACCTAATCAAATGCCGTATAATCTAGCACAATACTCTCTATTTGATGCCTTTTTATTCATACCAAGCATCATACTTTTAAACTTTATCATTAATTTTGTATATATCAATACGAATAGAAGTATTTTAGCAGCTGGATTTACTCATATGATACACAATTTCTTCAATGTTCAATTACTTTTACACTGCCCTATTAAATTATGTATAATAGCTCAATATGTACAAATAATATTTGGTCTAATATTTCTTACATATATGATTTCTTCTAATAAATTTAAACAGAAGGTAAATTCTGAAATTGAACAGATAAAGTTGGATGATTTTGAATTTGAGTTAGACTGGCAATTTTAA
- a CDS encoding spore coat protein CotJB — MSLNRRELLERISEYQFACIELNLYLDNNPRDERALDSYRRYCDKFTQAVCDYESRYGALTNFGYESGSYPWSWISEPWPWDKSFYK; from the coding sequence ATGTCATTAAATAGAAGAGAGCTTTTAGAACGAATTTCAGAATATCAATTTGCATGTATAGAATTAAATTTATATTTAGATAACAATCCAAGAGATGAGAGAGCTCTTGATTCATATAGAAGATACTGCGACAAATTTACACAAGCTGTATGTGATTATGAATCTAGATATGGAGCATTAACTAATTTTGGATATGAATCAGGTTCATATCCTTGGTCATGGATATCTGAACCTTGGCCATGGGATAAGTCATTTTATAAATAG
- a CDS encoding manganese catalase family protein, with amino-acid sequence MWIYQKTLEHPVNIRQADPRMAKYIMTQLGGPNGELAAATRYLQQRYTMPTGKSRALLTDIGTEEMAHVEIISSMLYQLISNCSPEELKDAGLGSNYATFGHGLQPVDSNGVNFTTSYINVFGDSVTDLHEDMAAEQKALATYYQLINLTDDPDLKDILRFLGQREVVHYQRFGEALMDVYEFTECKHQF; translated from the coding sequence ATGTGGATTTATCAAAAAACACTGGAACATCCAGTTAACATAAGACAGGCAGACCCAAGAATGGCAAAATATATAATGACTCAGTTGGGAGGACCTAATGGTGAGCTAGCAGCTGCAACTAGATATCTTCAACAGAGATATACTATGCCAACTGGAAAATCTCGCGCACTTTTAACTGATATAGGTACAGAAGAAATGGCTCATGTTGAGATAATTTCTTCAATGTTATATCAGTTAATAAGTAATTGTAGTCCAGAAGAGCTTAAGGATGCTGGGCTTGGAAGTAATTATGCTACTTTTGGACATGGTCTTCAGCCAGTAGATTCTAATGGAGTAAACTTTACTACAAGCTATATTAATGTCTTTGGCGATTCGGTAACTGATTTACATGAAGATATGGCTGCTGAACAAAAAGCATTGGCTACGTACTATCAATTAATAAATTTAACTGATGACCCTGATTTAAAAGATATATTGAGATTCTTAGGTCAAAGGGAAGTAGTACACTATCAAAGATTTGGTGAAGCACTAATGGATGTTTACGAATTTACAGAATGTAAACATCAGTTCTAA
- a CDS encoding YvrJ family protein — MDDSLQLLITNVGFPIALSMYLLVRIENKLNTLSNSIDTLSKNILLFKK; from the coding sequence ATGGATGATAGTTTACAGCTGTTAATAACCAATGTTGGTTTTCCCATAGCTCTATCCATGTATTTATTGGTTAGAATCGAGAACAAACTAAACACTTTATCAAACAGTATTGATACACTATCCAAAAATATTTTGCTATTTAAGAAATAA
- a CDS encoding LytTR family transcriptional regulator DNA-binding domain-containing protein → MKIHVEQAINCDDIEITIKCSTLDNNIEKIISLLSTPLLNIKGKKSGEIYKLNVCDILYFETVGNKTFAYCEDDVFEIDLKIYKLSKLLANTSFSRISKSMILNMDYIKSIKIISHSRMQATLRNNEKVIINRRYIKNIREKLNI, encoded by the coding sequence ATGAAAATACATGTCGAACAAGCTATTAATTGCGACGATATTGAAATAACTATAAAATGTTCTACTCTAGATAATAACATCGAAAAAATAATTTCATTATTAAGTACACCGTTACTTAATATAAAAGGTAAAAAATCAGGGGAGATTTATAAGCTTAATGTCTGCGATATTTTATATTTTGAGACAGTTGGAAATAAAACTTTTGCTTATTGTGAAGATGATGTGTTTGAAATTGATTTAAAAATATATAAATTATCAAAATTATTAGCTAATACATCCTTCTCACGAATATCCAAGTCTATGATTTTAAATATGGACTACATAAAAAGTATAAAAATAATATCACATAGTCGTATGCAAGCCACTTTAAGAAACAATGAAAAAGTTATTATAAATCGTCGTTACATAAAAAATATTAGAGAAAAACTGAATATTTAA
- a CDS encoding DUF3440 domain-containing protein, with protein sequence MDKRYLESDVFEAFQERLSYLFNEFDYIYVSFSGGKDSGLLLNLILDFKRKNNISSKIGVFHQDFEAQYSMTTEYVEKVFEENIEDIEPYWVCLPMATRTALGNYEMFWYPWDDEKEELWVREMPVKEYIINQKNNPFTYYKYKMRQENLAKQFGRWIRDIHEGAKVVCLLGTRAAESLQRYCSIVNKQHGYKGKCWITKEFKNVWTASPIYDWEIEDVWLAHYKFNYDYNKIYDLFYKAGVAPRKMRVASPFNDSAKESLNLYRVLDPEVWMKLVARVQGVNFTSIYGKTKAMGYRSVKLPYGHTWKSFTYFLLDTLPENIRNNYIKKFSTSIDFWHNTGGGLSEIVIRELIRKGYKIELNGVSNHTKDKKSRVIFLDDIPDDTDDIKFTKDIPSWKRMCYCILKNDHMCKFMGFGPTKDQKIRTEYIKKKYEKIH encoded by the coding sequence ATGGATAAGAGATATTTAGAATCCGATGTATTTGAAGCTTTTCAAGAAAGACTTTCTTATCTTTTCAATGAATTTGATTATATCTATGTATCTTTTAGCGGGGGAAAAGATAGTGGTTTACTTCTAAATTTAATTTTGGATTTTAAGAGAAAGAATAATATAAGTTCCAAAATAGGAGTATTTCATCAAGATTTTGAGGCTCAATATAGTATGACTACTGAATATGTTGAAAAAGTGTTTGAGGAGAATATTGAAGATATTGAACCATATTGGGTGTGTTTGCCAATGGCTACAAGAACTGCTTTAGGAAATTATGAAATGTTTTGGTATCCATGGGATGATGAGAAAGAAGAGTTATGGGTAAGAGAAATGCCGGTTAAAGAATACATAATAAATCAAAAAAATAATCCTTTTACTTATTATAAATATAAAATGAGACAAGAAAATTTGGCAAAACAATTTGGGAGATGGATTAGAGATATACACGAAGGTGCAAAAGTTGTTTGCTTATTGGGAACAAGAGCAGCAGAATCTCTGCAACGTTATTGTTCTATTGTAAATAAGCAGCATGGATATAAAGGAAAGTGTTGGATAACTAAGGAATTTAAAAATGTCTGGACAGCATCCCCTATATATGATTGGGAGATAGAAGATGTCTGGCTAGCTCACTATAAATTTAACTATGATTATAATAAAATTTATGATTTATTCTATAAAGCCGGAGTAGCTCCAAGAAAAATGAGAGTAGCATCTCCTTTTAATGATTCAGCTAAAGAGAGTTTAAATTTATATAGAGTATTAGACCCAGAGGTATGGATGAAATTGGTTGCTAGAGTACAAGGAGTTAATTTCACTTCTATTTATGGAAAAACAAAAGCTATGGGATATCGTAGTGTTAAGTTGCCATATGGACATACTTGGAAGAGTTTCACCTATTTTTTGCTTGATACCTTACCTGAAAATATAAGGAATAACTATATTAAAAAATTTTCAACATCTATTGATTTTTGGCATAATACAGGTGGTGGTTTGTCAGAAATCGTTATACGTGAATTAATAAGAAAGGGTTATAAAATAGAATTAAATGGAGTTTCAAATCATACAAAAGACAAAAAGAGTAGAGTCATATTTTTGGATGATATACCTGATGATACAGATGATATTAAATTCACCAAAGATATACCAAGTTGGAAAAGAATGTGCTATTGTATTTTAAAAAATGACCATATGTGTAAGTTTATGGGATTTGGTCCTACAAAAGACCAAAAAATTAGAACAGAGTATATAAAAAAAAAATATGAAAAAATTCATTAG
- a CDS encoding ParB-like nuclease domain-containing protein, which produces MEYKSPVYGIIAVPIEKIESNDYNPNSVAPPEMQLLYRSIKEDGYTMPIVCYYNQEKDKYIIVDGFHRYRIMLENKDIYDRESGLLPVSVIDKSLDERMASTIRHNRARGSHNVDLMSNIITELCEIGKSDKWISKHLGMEIDEILRLKQITGLAYLFKDKEFGNAWIPFNSDIKEEN; this is translated from the coding sequence ATGGAATATAAAAGTCCTGTATATGGAATCATCGCAGTGCCAATTGAAAAGATAGAATCTAACGACTATAATCCAAATTCAGTAGCCCCACCAGAAATGCAGTTGTTGTATAGAAGTATAAAAGAAGATGGTTATACAATGCCAATTGTTTGCTATTATAATCAGGAAAAAGATAAGTATATTATTGTAGATGGTTTTCATCGTTATAGGATAATGCTTGAAAATAAGGATATATATGATAGAGAAAGCGGGCTTCTTCCTGTTTCAGTAATTGATAAATCTCTTGATGAGAGAATGGCAAGTACTATTCGACATAATCGTGCAAGGGGTTCACATAATGTTGATTTAATGAGCAATATTATAACTGAACTTTGTGAAATTGGAAAATCTGATAAATGGATATCAAAGCATCTGGGTATGGAGATTGATGAAATTCTTAGATTAAAGCAAATAACTGGATTAGCTTATTTGTTTAAAGATAAAGAGTTTGGTAATGCATGGATTCCCTTTAATTCTGATATAAAAGAAGAAAATTAA
- a CDS encoding DUF2922 domain-containing protein, with amino-acid sequence MEIKKKLVMSFKNVKDKQVSFSIENPKDDLTEENIKSVMDLIVSKNIFSVGGFDLASVVEAKVVETNTTPYDLVIE; translated from the coding sequence ATGGAGATTAAGAAAAAATTAGTCATGAGTTTTAAAAATGTAAAGGATAAACAAGTTTCTTTTTCTATAGAAAATCCAAAGGATGACTTGACTGAAGAAAATATAAAATCTGTCATGGATTTGATAGTATCTAAAAATATTTTTTCAGTTGGAGGATTTGACCTCGCTTCTGTTGTTGAAGCCAAGGTTGTGGAAACAAATACCACTCCTTATGACTTAGTTATAGAATAG